A stretch of Rhododendron vialii isolate Sample 1 chromosome 4a, ASM3025357v1 DNA encodes these proteins:
- the LOC131324470 gene encoding zinc finger CCCH domain-containing protein 2-like produces the protein MGSVCAEQLHKFHTSHQLQLLNKKSLLREIDIPPRKLLSRRAAACGGENVADIFADSPRSAEEALMQKFLPYNNGGGDSDDSDADDPYSSDHFRMYEFKVRRCTRSRSHDWTDCPFAHPGEKARRRDPRRYHYSGTVCAEFRRGGCSRGDNCEFAHGVFECWLHPARYRTEACKDGRNCKRKVCFFAHSPRQLRLLPPQSAADSPPPEGNYRRNPNHCCLYCHSPVSASPTSTLMGMSHMSPPLSPPENHRPVSWVSPISRYGGDRFSAVDSGYKDSLSELICSLEGMNVSEASPHAGGNNGNLPWVDVCLNNNCEDQQQQQQFVLSPSTPSPIGSRGYFSNCDSPSSNSFHFEDKSNENGLGCPDLGWVNDLLT, from the coding sequence ATGGGAAGCGTTTGTGCGGAGCAACTCCACAAGTTCCACACCTCCCACCAACTCCAGCTCCTCAACAAGAAATCTCTGCTGAGGGAAATCGACATTCCGCCGCGCAAGCTCCTCAGCCGCCGGGCGGCGGCCTGCGGCGGCGAGAACGTGGCCGACATTTTTGCCGACTCGCCGCGGTCGGCGGAGGAGGCCCTGATGCAGAAGTTCCTCCCGTACAACAATGGTGGAGGCGACTCCGACGACTCGGACGCGGACGACCCGTACTCGTCGGACCACTTCCGGATGTACGAGTTCAAGGTCCGGCGGTGCACCCGCAGCCGCAGCCACGACTGGACCGACTGCCCGTTCGCCCACCCGGGCGAGAAGGCCCGCCGGCGGGACCCGCGACGGTACCACTACTCGGGCACTGTGTGCGCGGAGTTCCGCCGCGGTGGGTGCAGCCGCGGCGACAACTGCGAGTTCGCGCATGGGGTTTTCGAGTGCTGGCTGCACCCGGCCCGGTACCGGACCGAGGCGTGCAAGGACGGGAGGAACTGCAAGCGGAAGGTCTGTTTCTTCGCCCACTCGCCACGCCAGCTCCGCCTCCTGCCGCCGCAGTCCGCCGCCGATTCTCCGCCGCCGGAGGGGAACTACCGCCGGAATCCCAACCACTGCTGTCTCTATTGCCACTCCCCCGTCTCTGCTTCCCCCACATCCACCCTCATGGGTATGTCCCACATGTCCCCGCCGCTCTCTCCGCCCGAGAATCACCGCCCGGTGAGTTGGGTCTCCCCGATTTCTCGCTACGGCGGGGATCGATTTTCAGCCGTCGATTCGGGTTACAAGGATTCGTTGAGTGAGCTGATTTGCTCCTTGGAGGGCATGAATGTGAGTGAAGCTTCACCACATGCCGGGGGTAATAATGGAAATTTGCCTTGGGTAGATGTTTGTCTGAACAACAATTGTGAGgatcagcagcagcagcagcagtttgttCTCTCTCCTTCCACTCCAAGTCCTATCGGATCCAGAGGGTATTTCAGTAATTGTGATTCTCCCTCGAGCAACAGCTTCCATTTTGAAGACAAGAGCAATGAGAATGGTCTGGGGTGCCCAGATCTTGGTTGGGTCAATGATCTTCTGACCTAA